The Fusobacterium polymorphum genome segment TTTTTTTCAAGCTCTAACAAAGTTTTATAAAAATCTGGATGCGAAACAGATTCTAAATTAAGAAATGGAGTTTTTCTATTTTCTAAAAAAGTAGAATAAGAACTTCCTAATCTATAAACTACAAGAGAAAATAGAGTTTTAGAAAGTGATTCTCCTAATATTTTTGACACCCCTATTTCTTTCCATAATGAATGTACTAAGCTATGTCCAAATCTAAAAAGTGTATTTTTAGAAATATTTTTTTTCTTTTCCTCTGTTATTTTTTTTGCTTCCTCTTTTAATTCAAAAATAATATTTGGGTTCTCTTTTAAAAGTGTTTCATAGTTTCCTATCGTTTTTATAACTACCGTCTTTTTTTTATTTGTTTTTGCTATTCTATGTTGTTCACAAAATTGAATTACCCTTGACTTTCCTTTTCCTGTAATTGCTACATACATTTTTATCACCTTTTTTATTATAACATATTTTTTATATAATAATAGGACATAAAAGGACAAAATTGAAAGAATTTGCATTTTTTTATAAAAATTGTTAACCTAGACAAGTAATAAAAATTGTTTTTTAAGGAGGTTAGCATGAATAAAGATAATAAAAAAAACAATATTTCTAAACAAATTAATAAAGAAGTTTTAATTACAATAGGACTTTATCTATTTTATTTTGTTTGGTGGTACTATTTTGCATATGAATATTCTTCTGATAATGTTGAAGAGTACAAATATATTTTAGGTTTACCTGAATGGTTTTTTTATTCTTGTGTTGTTGGATTAGTTCTTATTAATATCTTAGTATATATTTGTATAAAATTTCTCTTCAAAGATATTGATTTTGAAAAATATAATGAAAATAATAATTTAGATAAAAAGTAAGGAGTAATAAATGGATAAAACTTTAATTATAATACCAATAATAATCTACTTGATTGCTATGTTATTTATTGCTTATAGAGTTAACAATATAAAAAATAGCTCTAAAAGCTTTACAAATGAATATTATCTTGGTAGTAGATCTATGGGAGGTTTTGTACTTGCAATGACAATAGTTGCAACTTATGTTGGAGCTAGTTCATTTATAGGAGGTCCTGGTATTGCATATAATCTTGGACTTGGTTGGGTACTACTTGCCTGTATTCAAGTTCCAACTGCATTTTTTACTTTAGGTATTCTTGGTAAAAAACTTTCTATTATTTCAAGAAAATTAAATGCTATAACTATTTTTGATGTATTAAAGGCTAGATACAATAATAGCTTTTTAAATGTTTTAGCTTCTATAATGTTAATAGTATTCTTTATAAGTGCTATTGTTGCTCAATTTATAGGTGGTGCTAGATTATTTGAAGCTGTTACTGGACTTTCTTATTTAACGGGACTCATAATTTTCTCATCTGTTGTAATAATTTATACAACTTTTGGTGGATTTAGAGCTGTTACCTTAACAGATGCTATTCAAGCTGTAATAATGTTTACTGCAACTATTGTGCTTTTTGTTGTTATATTAAAACATGGAAATGGTATGGAAAATATTATGATGAAAATTAAAGACATCAATCCTAATCTTTTAAGACCTGACTCAGGTGGAAATATTGCTAAACCATTTATAATGTCTTTCTGGATTTTAGTTGGAATAGGAATTTTAGGACTTCCTGCAACTACCATAAGATGCATGGCATTTAAGGATACAAAAGCTATGCATAATGCTATGATAATTGGTACATCTCTTGTTGGAGTTTTAGTTTTAGGTATGCATCTAGTTGGAGTAATGGGAAGAGCTGTTATTCCTGATTTGCAAGAAGTTGATAAAATTATTCCAATACTAGCTCTTAAAAATTTATATCCTATACTTGCAGGAGTTTTTATAGGTGGTCCTCTTGCAGCTGTAATGTCAACTGTTGATTCACTATTAATAATATCATCTTCAACTTTAATAAAAGATTTATATGTTACTTACTTAGATAAAAATGCTAGTGAAGGTAAAATTAAAAAGATATCAATGTGGACTTCATTTTTAATAGGACTTTTAGTATTTATTCTTTCTATAAAACCAATAAGTTTAATAGCTTGGGTAAATTTATTTGCCTTAGGAGGACAAGAAATTGTATTCTTCTGCCCATTAATTTTAGGACTTTATTGGAAAGGTGCAAATGCAACTGGAGCTATTGCTTCTATATTTACTGGAATTATTACATATTTGACTCTTGAAATATTAAAAACTAAAATCTTAGGTCTACATAATATAGTTCCAGGACTTACTGTTGCCATTATAGTTTTTATTATAGCCTCATATTTTGGAAAGAAATCTGATGAAAAAACTATAAAAACATTTTTTGAATATTAAAATATTCTTTAATAAAATAAAATGAGAAATGAGGATAGAACAAATAATTGAACTATCCTCATTTTTGTATATTTTATAAACTTTAATTAGGGTCTAATATTATTTTAGTTAGCTAATCCAGAACCTTCATATAATCCAAATTTCTTTAAGTCTTCTTCAACAGTTGTGATTCCAGCTATACCAAAGTTTTCTACTAAAACTTTTGCTACATTTGGAGATAAGAATCCTGGTAATGTTGGTCCAACATGGATATTTTTAACTCCTAAGTATAATAATGCAAGTAAAACTATTACAGCTTTTTGTTCATACCAAGCAATATTAAATACTAATGGTAATTCATTTATATCATTTAAACCAAATACTTCTTTTAATTTAAGTGCTACTACTGCCCAAGAATAAGAGTCATTACATTGTCCTGCATCTAATACTCTTGGAATACCATTTATATCACCTAAGTTTAATTTGTTATATTTGAACTTAGCACAACCAGAAGTTAAAATGATTGTATCTTTTGGTAAGTTTTCAGCAAATTCTGTATAGTAATGTCTTTGTGACATTCTTCCATCACAACCACTCATTACAACAAATCTTTTAATTGCTCCTGATTTAATATTTTCTACAACTTTATCAGCTAAACTTAAAACTTGGTTATGTGCAAAACCAACAGTTATTTCTCCACTTTCAACTTCTACTGGTGGTTGACAAGTTTTTGCAAGTTCTATAATTTCAGAGAAATCTTTTGTTCCATCTGCATTAACTTTTATTCTCTTCCATCCTGGATATCCAGCAGCATTAGTTGTGAATACTCTATCTTTATATGTTGCATTCTTTACAGGTGGAACTATACAGTTAGTTGTGAAAACAATAGGTCCATTAAAGTTTGTAAAGTCTTTTCTTTGATCCCACCAAGCATTTCCATAGTTTCCATAGAAATGAGAATATTTCTTTAATTCAGGATATCCATGTCCTGGTAACATTTCTGAGTGAGTATAAATATCTACTCCTGAATCTTTACTTTGTTCTAGTAATTGTTTTAAATCCCATAAGTCATGTCCACTTATTAAGATTCCAGGTCTTTTTCCAGCTCCAATTTTTACTTTTGTAATTTCTGGTGTTCCTAAAGCAGATGTATTAGCTTCATCAAGTAATGCCATTACTTTAACTCCATATTCTCCAGTTTTCATTGTTAAAGCAATCAATTGTTCAGCAGTTAAACTATCATCCATAGTTCCTAAAAGAGCTTCTTCAACAAAAGCAAATATTTCTTCACTTGTTTTTCCTAAGTTAAAAGCATGTTCTGCATAAGCAGCTAAACCTTTTAATCCATACATAATTAATTCTCTTAAAGATCTAACATCTTCATTTTCTGTTCTTAAAACTCCAACTACTGATTGATTTTCAGAGAATTTTATTAAATCTTCATCTGATTCATAATACCAATTTACTAAATCAGCTCCATATTTTTCAGCTTCTTTCTTTTCTTCATCAGTTGCTAAGGCTTTTAATTCTTCTCTTAATTTTAATCCTGCTTTTATTTCATCTAATATAGCAGCATCATCAAAGTTAGCATTTGTAATTGTTATAAAAAGTGAATTAATAAGATATCTATTTACCTTTCCTTCTAACAATTCCTTTGCTTTTCCATTTTTTCTAAAAACTGCACTATATGCTGCAACACCTTTTTCAGTGTGTAATAATAAATCTTGTAATCCTGATGTTTCTGCATCCTTTCCACAAACTCCTATAGATGTACATCCAGTTCCTTTAGCAGTTTCTTGACATTGATAACAAAACATTTTATCCATTTTCTTTTACTCCTCCTTAATTGCTAAAAATATAGTTTAATATTTCTTGACAATATGATAAGCTATATTTAATTTTATTTCGGTAACAAATGTTACCGAAATAAAAAAAATTTAAAGTTAATATAAAAAAGAGTAAAAATATGATAAAATAATTTCAATTCTTGTAAAGTTAGGAGGGATAAAAATGCATGATGGTTGTTCTGGAAAATTTGATGATGGTATGCAAATATTAGCAAAATTAAGAATGATGGGATTTAGTAAACAAGATATGCCTTTTCCAATGACATTTACTTGTAAAGAATGTGGAAAAGAAATAACTATGACTACTTTTGAATACGAATGTCCTCATTGTAGTATGATTTATGCTGTTACACCTTGCCATGCCTTTGATGTAGAAAATATTTTAACTGCTGGTAAGGCAAAAAAATAAATGATAAAGGTTACTTCCACTTTTTTGAAAGTAACCTTCTTTCTTTTATATCTTCTCCAATTCTACCTTTTCTACAACAATAGATTTTTGATTTACATAAATAACAAAACCTGGTTTTGCTCCATTAGGTTTAGATACATTTTTTCTTAAAGTATAATCAACTGTAACTTTTTCTCCTAAGTTAGCCTTAGAAAAATATGCTGATACTTGTGCAGCTTTAACTATTAATTCATCAGTTAATTTTGCAGTTTTAAGTATAACATGAGAACTTGGAATATCTTTTACATGAAACCAATAATCATCTTTTGCTGAAACTTTGAAAGTTAAATTATCATTTTCTAAATTATTTCTTCCATATAAAATTAAATAATCTTCTCCTTCAATCAATCCATATTTAAGTTCTTTTTTAAGTTTAGTTTTCTTCTTATTATATAAACTTTTAATATAATTTAATTTTACTAATTCTTCTTCAATTTCTCTTAAGGAAATTACATCTTGGCTATTTTCAATAAAAAGTAGAGTGCTTTCAACATAAGTGATTTCCTCTTTTATTTCTTTTTCACGTCTAATAGCATTAGTAAGTCCTCTTTTTACCTTATTATATCTTTTATAGATTCTATCTAGATTTTCATTTGGGCTTACTAAAGGGTCAAGCTCTATTTCAATTTCCTTATTATTATAAAAATCATAAGCTTTTATGGAATTCATTCCTTTTTTTACACTATATAAAACAGAAGCTAAAATATCTCCTTCTTCTTTTATTTTATCCATAGTTTTAGAATCTTCTATATCCTTTTTAATTAAAGATAAGGTTTTATTTAATTTTTTTAATTTCTTTTCAAGTAAACTTTCTAATCTATTTTTTAATAGCATAAAACTTGTTGTAGTATGCTCATAATCAATGTAGAAATTAATCATTTCATCATAAGAAAAAAATTCTTTCACTTCATCGTAATCTTTAAAATCAAAATCTAAAACTGTTGCTAATTTTATTTTTTTATCTTTAAAATATATTTTCGCTTTTATATTGCTATTTAAAATATTTTTAAATTCATCAAAAGATTTAATGCTATTTAAAAATTTTCCTACACCTTCAATTTCACTTGATAAAGAAATACCACTTTCCAATATCTTATTAAATTCATTTTCACCTATATCAACAGGTAATAATTTTTTATCAAACTTAGGTCTTGTGTAAGTTTCACCTAAAAATAATGTTCTATCAAAATTTTCTGAAATATGAAATTTCTTCAATGTATCCAATACTTTATTTTCTTCATCAGTAAAGATAACATTAGATAACTTTCCTATACATTCAAAATAAATCTTATATTTTTTTATCTCACCTAACTCATTTATTCTTGAAAAATGAAAAACTAGGATTCTGTCAAACCCTAGCTGTTCTATATCTGTTAACATAGCATTCATTAAATTTTTTCTTAAATTAGAAATTATTGATGAAGCTATATCTAAAATTGGTTGTTCTTTACTTTTAGTAATATAACAAATAGGTAAGCTTGGTATACAAGAAAGCAAGAGTTCAATTTTCCCAAAGTGTATTGAAATTGTGTACTCATTATTTTTAAATATTCTATTTATTCTTTTGCCCTCTAAACTTTTTTTTAACTCTTCCTTTATTTTTGAAAGAGATATACCATCTATATACAACATATTAATCAGCCTTTACTCCTATTAGATTTTTAGCATCTAAAATATCAAGTGTTAAAACTTCCCCATTTTCTTTTTCTATTTTAAATTGTGATTTATCATTAGATTTCAAAACTTTTAAAAGTGTAAAGTTTTCTATACTATGACTTAAAAAATAATTTTGAACAATAGGAGTTCCCTTTATTTCAACAATAGAAACTTTTGTTCCTTCCTTAAAATCTGTAATAGTCATAGGTTTGAAATAATCTGTTTTATTTCTTAAAGATTCTAAAATTACTTCAAAAGTGCTAACAAATTGTTCCAAATCTTTATCTGGTATGCTTTCAGTGATAGAAGCCATAATCATTTTGTGATAGTTATTATGATAAGTTAAAGCATCTACACCTTTTTTAGTAAGTGATACAAATACTTTTCTTCTATCTGTTGTTGATCTTGCTCTATCAATATATCCTTTATCAGATAATTTTGAAATAGCAACAGTTGCTGTTCCCATTGTTATACCAATTTTATCAGCAAGCTCATTCATAGTAAGTTGAGTATT includes the following:
- a CDS encoding Rqc2 family fibronectin-binding protein: MLYIDGISLSKIKEELKKSLEGKRINRIFKNNEYTISIHFGKIELLLSCIPSLPICYITKSKEQPILDIASSIISNLRKNLMNAMLTDIEQLGFDRILVFHFSRINELGEIKKYKIYFECIGKLSNVIFTDEENKVLDTLKKFHISENFDRTLFLGETYTRPKFDKKLLPVDIGENEFNKILESGISLSSEIEGVGKFLNSIKSFDEFKNILNSNIKAKIYFKDKKIKLATVLDFDFKDYDEVKEFFSYDEMINFYIDYEHTTTSFMLLKNRLESLLEKKLKKLNKTLSLIKKDIEDSKTMDKIKEEGDILASVLYSVKKGMNSIKAYDFYNNKEIEIELDPLVSPNENLDRIYKRYNKVKRGLTNAIRREKEIKEEITYVESTLLFIENSQDVISLREIEEELVKLNYIKSLYNKKKTKLKKELKYGLIEGEDYLILYGRNNLENDNLTFKVSAKDDYWFHVKDIPSSHVILKTAKLTDELIVKAAQVSAYFSKANLGEKVTVDYTLRKNVSKPNGAKPGFVIYVNQKSIVVEKVELEKI
- a CDS encoding MarR family winged helix-turn-helix transcriptional regulator translates to MSVNIQRVNDVLEEYYKLFYKTEDMALKRGIKALTHTELHIIESIGENTQLTMNELADKIGITMGTATVAISKLSDKGYIDRARSTTDRRKVFVSLTKKGVDALTYHNNYHKMIMASITESIPDKDLEQFVSTFEVILESLRNKTDYFKPMTITDFKEGTKVSIVEIKGTPIVQNYFLSHSIENFTLLKVLKSNDKSQFKIEKENGEVLTLDILDAKNLIGVKAD
- the hcp gene encoding hydroxylamine reductase, which produces MDKMFCYQCQETAKGTGCTSIGVCGKDAETSGLQDLLLHTEKGVAAYSAVFRKNGKAKELLEGKVNRYLINSLFITITNANFDDAAILDEIKAGLKLREELKALATDEEKKEAEKYGADLVNWYYESDEDLIKFSENQSVVGVLRTENEDVRSLRELIMYGLKGLAAYAEHAFNLGKTSEEIFAFVEEALLGTMDDSLTAEQLIALTMKTGEYGVKVMALLDEANTSALGTPEITKVKIGAGKRPGILISGHDLWDLKQLLEQSKDSGVDIYTHSEMLPGHGYPELKKYSHFYGNYGNAWWDQRKDFTNFNGPIVFTTNCIVPPVKNATYKDRVFTTNAAGYPGWKRIKVNADGTKDFSEIIELAKTCQPPVEVESGEITVGFAHNQVLSLADKVVENIKSGAIKRFVVMSGCDGRMSQRHYYTEFAENLPKDTIILTSGCAKFKYNKLNLGDINGIPRVLDAGQCNDSYSWAVVALKLKEVFGLNDINELPLVFNIAWYEQKAVIVLLALLYLGVKNIHVGPTLPGFLSPNVAKVLVENFGIAGITTVEEDLKKFGLYEGSGLAN
- a CDS encoding YhdT family protein, translated to MNKDNKKNNISKQINKEVLITIGLYLFYFVWWYYFAYEYSSDNVEEYKYILGLPEWFFYSCVVGLVLINILVYICIKFLFKDIDFEKYNENNNLDKK
- the panF gene encoding sodium/pantothenate symporter, which codes for MDKTLIIIPIIIYLIAMLFIAYRVNNIKNSSKSFTNEYYLGSRSMGGFVLAMTIVATYVGASSFIGGPGIAYNLGLGWVLLACIQVPTAFFTLGILGKKLSIISRKLNAITIFDVLKARYNNSFLNVLASIMLIVFFISAIVAQFIGGARLFEAVTGLSYLTGLIIFSSVVIIYTTFGGFRAVTLTDAIQAVIMFTATIVLFVVILKHGNGMENIMMKIKDINPNLLRPDSGGNIAKPFIMSFWILVGIGILGLPATTIRCMAFKDTKAMHNAMIIGTSLVGVLVLGMHLVGVMGRAVIPDLQEVDKIIPILALKNLYPILAGVFIGGPLAAVMSTVDSLLIISSSTLIKDLYVTYLDKNASEGKIKKISMWTSFLIGLLVFILSIKPISLIAWVNLFALGGQEIVFFCPLILGLYWKGANATGAIASIFTGIITYLTLEILKTKILGLHNIVPGLTVAIIVFIIASYFGKKSDEKTIKTFFEY